GAAGAATTCAGAAGGAGATTTTAATAGAAGAAGTTTAgattttcaatatttttttagtTTAGCTACTTTATTTTCAGgagtattattattatcaacaGTTAAGTTGGCAAATCATAATTTACAATTAAGATTAAGTTCCACTGTTGTTGTTTTAACAAGCTTATTGAATagtttatatttacataataaagtacataatttaaaatccaaaaaagaaagtttatataatgattttATAGCAAATCCAAAGAATGAAAAGACAGTTGCagatttaaaaaaaaataaaaaagaattcCACATCTTTCATGGATTATCTGTTCTCTCTTTATATGTATCT
The nucleotide sequence above comes from Plasmodium gaboni strain SY75 chromosome Unknown, whole genome shotgun sequence. Encoded proteins:
- a CDS encoding putative membrane protein (conserved Plasmodium membrane protein, unknown function) encodes the protein LASLVISLFPKLIIKNPQVLRPLLNVSWGYLFGSTFWLCFFSEVGLLRSLKNMKGVPVPETASEAKKLLEEMKNSEGDFNRRSLDFQYFFSLATLFSGVLLLSTVKLANHNLQLRLSSTVVVLTSLLNSLYLHNKVHNLKSKKESLYNDFIANPKNEKTVADLKKNKKEFHIFHGLSVLSLYVSFFGLTPYIFT